In Acropora muricata isolate sample 2 chromosome 13, ASM3666990v1, whole genome shotgun sequence, the DNA window gTTAGGataaaatttacgcaaaacgaccttgttttagaaggagtttatgtatggacctctaaaacctaggcagcggctcttaatgGAACGTTATCAGCTTTCAcctatttgttttttaattagTTTATTACCTATTTTTTACATCTTAATTGCTTATCCATGTCCTACTTTCCTTTCCTCAGTCCTTTCTTAGTTCATGTCtgctttctttctctctccccCTCTTTCTCCCTCTCCCtccttctctcttttctctGTCTTTCTTTCATTCTCTCTTTCAGGCTTCTTCAAAGTCTCTCTTCCTCTTCCTTTCTTATGCAATGTTTGACTTTGTCTGGCTTTCATTCTTTGGCAGGCCATATGTGCTTTTCTTGTCAATCTTGCAAACAGCGACTCTGTTGGTTAGTATATTTGATATAGAAATTTTCGTAGGTTTTTGGGTATTCAGTTTTCGTAAACTGTACATTGCACACATTTTCCTAAATGGAAAACTAATGGATGCTTAAACACTGGAATAAAGAAAGCAATACGACACAAAAGCAAGTATAAATAGGAATAATCCTCCTTACGAAATTCATTACTCATTCATTCATGAGGTAGTAAGCCATTGCAAACGTGCATTGTTAGTCATATTAATAAGCACTGTAAACCCCTTGTACAAATTGTGAGTATGTGAAAGCTCCGAGAGGGATTAACAAGATAGCAGGTAAAAAAACTGGGGTCTCTGAGTTattgaaaatgatgatgatggtaataataataataagaagaagaataagaaggagaagaagaaattgatcTCTCCCGTTAGGAGCTTTTCAGATCTAATGAAACATAATATGACGAAGTGAATATGGCGCTCTAACCGCCATATAATGTGTAAGATGTGAAATGTAActgccaaaaaacaaaacttcgcGTCCATCTTTGCGTCCTCAAACCCGAGCGACTCACTTTAAGCGAGAACTTTATACTACTCGTTTATATCTTTACTCTGCATTTTGTATTTTATATTATGGAGAGTAGTAGCTATTCCAACCGCGAGCTGCCTCTTCCTCTGGAATTTTCAAGCTTCCTAAACGAGATCTTCCATGGTTGTAACCACTCGCGAATAAGTCATTTTTGCATTCCCTGGTCACTTCATCCGTGAGAATTCCCTTCAGGGCAAAAGAAAGCGTGCTTCCCATATCTTGTAATTACAACAATATAATATTCGCGCTCGTTTCGTATTGGATGTGTATTTGGTAACTACTAAAGACCAAATCGTTAAATGTGGCATCTTTTAATGTGGCGAGTTATGAAGCCTAGTTAACTTACCTAATcgtttttctttaattaacaGACTGTGGTGAACTGCGAGGAAACAACTTGAAAAGTCCTGGATGGCCAGATATTTACCCACTCAACATTTACACACTCAACAATTGTAATTTTAGACTTCATATTCCATTGGGCAAGGACATGGTTGTGTACTTTCACTTTTTTGACCTGGAGACTTATTTATCATGCAAGTAAGAAAATTTATAACGACACAAAACATTCCTtaacagggcgtaaaattaactttttttcccggtagccacttggctcctaaatattttaaagtggtagccaattccaaaacgTTGGTGGCCATGACAAACACACACAACCATTTTTACCCTAtcactgtactagatagattaaattgctgaaaaaattcgtacgagctacaaagaggacactagaatgggtcatatacaaagtgaaaggttacctaaatccaagatggcgtccagtgacgatagatttacgttagAAATCGTGCGTGTGCTGCGTTTTGGAAACGagcttaacaaggaactttgccgGAGATTTATCTtaacaaatcttcaacaatcgcTAGATGTCTTGGTATTAAGGTGTGATTAGgaattctagtcgccaaattggcgactaattttaaggatttggtcgccaaagcgAAAAATTtcgtcgcattggcgcctgtattaggcgcaattttacgccctgcttAATATGTACCTTCAGATATTCTTTTTACCATAAGGTCAAAAGCAGTTGTGccatataatttttttcctcggtAACATTTGACGCCCCTTGAGGCATTTGAGGCGATTGCTAGAAACTACTTCTTCATAAGGTAGTGGGCGCCTCACCTTCTCAAAAATGTTGCAAAGAGGGTTATTTTGGCTcagaacatttatttttttcaaaatcattgTAGGGCTTTCACGGATGGTCACACGAAGAATatcgtatttactcgaataagtgCTAGCCTTGAATAACCGCCGAGTATGGGACAAAAACAACTAAGCCCTGCGGTCCCAATTTCGTCAAACTAAACAAGCACTAAAAACTAACTCTAACACAGCATGGGCAATTCATTTGCATCAAAACCGATGTTCTTCAGTTCAAAGTGATTGCTTGCCCATAAGAGTCAAATGGTGTTAATTAAAGGACGTTTTTGTTAATCTCAGGCAGGAGCATATCAAGGGGAGTCTCTATCTGCACTCAttccttgagtcaaccctttccgaGTAACTTTATTTTTAGGGACAGGCTTTCCCGCGAATGGTCTTATTAACGCTGAGATAGcttcgttttgattggctttgACAACAATAGCCGTACTGAAAGCCCCAATCTACTAGTGAAAGTGTTGACTCCTAGGCCAAGTATGGAAGATAGAGGCTCCTTTTGATGAGCTCCTGTCTCCGAGTAGACAGAAAACTGACCGGTTAAAATACAAGGAAATATTTCTGTGAGGCGTCAAACTTTTAAAAAAGCGCCGCACTTGAAGcgccaaaaattaaataagcgccgcggcgcttattcgttTAAATACGATATtcctgttgttttgtttgtttctttggttttgtcTTGTTTTAACCAATGTTCCTTCCATTTCTTCTTTGTGAGACGAACTTGTGAGAGTTTCCAGTTTTCCATTGTTCTTCTGAGACTGTATAAAGCGATCTCGAGTATCGTGTACTCCAGCTTGCAGTCCATCTTCACAGTGGTCAGCGGCTAACAGAGAAACCTTGATTTATGTCAATTATGTTGTTCCAAATCATCTCATTTAAATGCATCAGTCTTGCAttatagctgttattacagttaccagcacACACAAAcgacacaaacgaggctaatgagtcattttccattgtattgaccccttagcctcgtttgcatgcagttctaaacaaaagaaattttgtctgcgggctcaactgtaataacagctattgctaTTGAATGCTGAAGCAACTGCGGTGTCTTGTTTCGAATGAAACCTGCAACATGTAAACGTCCACGTTAAGTTTGCCAGCGACAAACAATAAATAGGCTAATTAATGAGAATATGCTCCATCAATAGTGCCTTGTCTTTTGTAGGTATGTCGGATTGGATGTTTCCGATTCTAATGGAAACTTGCAGAGATTTTGCGGGATTCGCACTGGTGCGACCTACCTGGCGAAAGGACACTACGTTAACTTAAACCTCAAAGCGGACGACTCTGTGGTAAAGCGGGGATACGACCTGTATTTCATACCTGTTGATCCACGTAAGTCAGAATGATTATAATGAGATTTGTTACTTTGTAGTAGTACTGACTTTATTCCAGAGCAACTCAGCAATGGTATGACTTAGGCTTGGCCTTTTGCATTCCAAGAGAGGATCAGTGAGTTTCAATTCGTCACGTAACTGAGAGAGCGTGATCTAGGACGACCTGTGGAGCCAGTCAGGGTTTAGCTCGAGCTTTTTTCCTCCAGTGTCAAAAATTGTGGTCATTTCGAATGCAATTAATGTAGAAGCTTAAGGTTAGAATCGAAGGGTACAAAACGACTTGAGCAGTAGAGCCATTATTAAAATGACCAGGCTGTCAGAGCAAGTACTGGGTTTGAAAGGACTGGGGAAAAAATGGTTTTCTGGTGGCTACTTGCCTATTTGATATTTTGTGG includes these proteins:
- the LOC136894930 gene encoding CUB and peptidase domain-containing protein 1-like isoform X1; its protein translation is MPLKITLISAICAFLVNLANSDSVDCGELRGNNLKSPGWPDIYPLNIYTLNNCNFRLHIPLGKDMVVYFHFFDLETYLSCKYVGLDVSDSNGNLQRFCGIRTGATYLAKGHYVNLNLKADDSVVKRGYDLYFIPVDPLSTAAYRNFKDYDEAQDRQIEDAVRTFVKTHGLKRVESKSLEDKKPEVI